From a single Drosophila sulfurigaster albostrigata strain 15112-1811.04 chromosome 3, ASM2355843v2, whole genome shotgun sequence genomic region:
- the LOC133845102 gene encoding pre-mRNA-processing-splicing factor 8 produces MSIPPYMIPPNPWAAQLMAQQQAYAAAHAQQAQLHAQQQMANQIQQIPPPGAPLPPPGHANGVAAPAAGAPQPQLGQIPTPKPDILTEEKLQEKALKWQHLQSKRFAEKRKFGFIDTQKEDMPPEHIRKIIRDHGDMTSRKYRHDKRVYLGALKYMPHAVLKLLENMPMPWEQIRDVQVLYHITGAITFVNEIPWVIEPVYIAQWGTMWIMMRREKRDRRHFKRMRFPPFDDEEPPLDYADNVLDVEPLEAIQIELDNDEDNAVYKWFYDHRPLVDTQFVNGSTYRKWNLSLPQLATLYRLANQLLTDLVDNNFFYLFDPKSFFTAKALNMAIPGGPKFEPLIKDHNVGDEDWNEFNDINKVIIRQPIRTEYRIAFPYLYNNMPHFVHLSWYHTPNVVYIKTEDPDLPAFYFDPLINPISHRNVNSKIQEPIPDDDEEFTLPDDVQPFLQDTPLYTDNTANGIALLWAPRPFNMRSGRSRRAIDVPLVKCWYKEHCPPGHPVKVRVSYQKLLKYYVLNALKHRKPKPQKKRYLFRSFKATKFFQTTTLDWVEAGLQVCRQGYNMLNLLIHRKNLNYLHLDYNFNLKPVKTLTTKERKKSRFGNAFHLCREILRLTKLIIDSHVQYRLNNVDAFQLADGLQYIFAHVGQLTGMYRYKYKLMRQIRMCKDLKHLIYYRFNTGPVGKGPGCGFWAPGWRVWLFFMRGITPLLERWLGNLLSRQFEGRHSKGVAKTVTKQRVESHFDLELRASVMHDIVDMMPEGIKQNKARTILQHLSEAWRCWKANIPWKVPGLPIPIENMILRYVKMKADWWTNTAHYNRERIRRGATVDKTVCKKNLGRLTRLYLKAEQERQHNYLKDGPYISPEEAVAIYTTTVHWLESRRFAPIPFPPLSYKHDTKLLILALERLKEAYSVKSRLNQSQREELGLIEQAYDNPHEALSRIKRHLLTQRAFKEVGIEFMDLYSHLIPVYEVEPLEKITDAYLDQYLWYEADKRRLFPPWIKPSDTEPPPLLAYKWCQGINNLQDVWDVGEGECNVLLESRFEKLYEKIDLTLLNRLLRLIVDHNIADYMTAKNNVVINYKDMNHTNSYGIIRGLQFSSFITQYYGLVLDLLVLGLHRSSEMAGPPQMPNDFLTFQDAVTETAHPIRLYCRYVDRIHLFFRFSAEEARDLIQRYLTEHPDPNNENIVGYNNKKCWPRDARMRLMKHDVNLGRAVFWDIKNRLPRSVTTIGWESTFVSVYSKDNPNLLFNMSGFECRILPKCRTQNEEFTHRDGVWNLQNEITKERTAQCFLRVDDESLGRFHNRVRQILMASGSTTFTKIVNKWNTALIGLMTYFREAVVNTQELLDLLVKCENKIQTRIKIGLNSKMPSRFPPVVFYTPKELGGLGMLSMGHVLIPQSDLRWSKQTDVGITHFRSGMSHDEDQLIPNLYRYIQPWESEFIDSQRVWAEYALKRQEANAQNRRLTLEDLEDSWDRGIPRINTLFQKDRHTLAYDKGWRIRTEFKQYQVLKQNPFWWTHQRHDGKLWNLNNYRTDMIQALGGVEGILEHTLFKGTYFPTWEGLFWEKASGFEESMKYKKLTNAQRSGLNQIPNRRFTLWWSPTINRANVYVGFQVQLDLTGIFMHGKIPTLKISLIQIFRAHLWQKIHESIVMDLCQVFDQELDALEIETVQKETIHPRKSYKMNSSCADILLFPAYKWNVSRPSLLADTKDTMDNTTTQKYWLDIQLRWGDYDSHDVERYARAKFLDYTTDNMSIYPSPTGVLIAIDLAYNLHSAYGNWFPGCKTLIQQAMAKIMKANPALYVLRERIRKALQLYSSEPTEPYLSSQNYGELFSNQIIWFVDDTNVYRVTIHKTFEGNLTTKPINGAIFIFNPRTGQLFLKIIHTSVWAGQKRLGQLAKWKTAEEVAALIRSLPVEEQPKQIIVTRKGMLDPLEVHLLDFPNIVIKGSELQLPFQACLKVEKFGDLILKATEPQMVLFNLYDDWLKTISSYTAFSRLILILRALHVNTERTKIILKPDKTTITEAHHIWPTLTDEEWIKVEVQLKDLILADYGKKNNVNVASLTQSEIRDIILGMEISAPSAQRQQIAEIEKQTKEQNQLTATTTRTTNKHGDEIITSTTSNYETQTFSSKTEWRVRAISATNLHLRTNHIYVSSDDIKETGYTYILPKNILKKFVTISDLRAQIAGYLYGVSPPDNPQVKEIRCIVMPPQWGTHQTINLPNSLPTHQYLKDMEPLGWIHTQPNELPQLSPQDITTHAKIMQENSNWDGEKTIVITCSFTPGSCSLTAYKLTPSGFEWGSKNTDKGNNPKGYLPSHYERVQMLLSNKFLGFFMVPAQSSWNYNFMGVRHDPNMKYELQLANPKEFYHELHRTSHFLLFSNLEDGGDGAGADREDVYA; encoded by the exons ATGTCTATACCGCCGTATATGATACCGCCCAATCCCTGGGCGGCCCAACTGATGGCCCAGCAGCAAGCTTATGCCGCAGCACATGCACAGCAGGCCCAACTGCATGCGCAGCAGCAGATGGCCAATCAGATACAGCAAATACCTCCGCCGGGTGCGCCATTGCCGCCACCAGGGCATGCTAATGGAGTCGCAGCACCAGCGGCGGGCGCGCCACAGCCGCAACTGGGTCAGATACCGACACCCAAGCCGGATATTCTCACCGAGGAAAAACTGCAGGAGAAAGCGCTGAAGTGGCAGCATTTGCAGTCCAAGCGTTTTGCCGAAAAGCGTAAATTTGGCTTCATCGACACACAAAAGGAGGACATGCCGCCGGAGCATATTCGTAAGATTATTCGCGATCATGGTGACATGACCTCGCGTAAGTATCGCCACGATAAGCGTGTCTATCTGGGTGCACTCAAGtacatgccacatgctgtTCTCAAGCTGCTTGAGAACATGCCCATGCCTTGGGAGCAGATTCGTGATGTCCAGGTGTTATATCACATCACGGGAGCGATTACGTTTGTCAATGAGATTCCCTGGGTTATTGAGCCGGTCTACATTGCTCAGTGGGG TACCATGTGGATTATGATGCGTCGTGAGAAACGCGATCGTCGTCACTTTAAGCGTATGCGTTTCCCACCCTTCGACGACGAAGAACCGCCTCTGGACTATGCCGACAACGTTTTAGATGTTGAGCCCTTGGAGGCCATACAAATTGAACTGGACAACGATGAAGATAATGCCGTCTACAAATGGTTCTACGATCATCGTCCTCTAGTTGATACACA aTTTGTAAATGGCTCCACTTACCGCAAGTGGAATCTATCGTTGCCACAGCTAGCTACACTTTATCGGTTAGCAAATCAATTGCTTACGGACTTAGTTGACAATAACTTCTTTTACCTATTTGATCCCAAGAGTTTCTTTACCGCTAAAGCGCTTAACATGGCCATACCCGGTGGACCAAAGTTTGAGCCGCTTATAAAGGATCATAATGTTGG TGATGAGGACTGGAACGAGTTTAATGACATTAACAAAGTTATTATAAGACAACCGATTCGCACAGAATATCGCATTGCGTTCCCATATCTCTACAACAATATGCCACACTTTGTGCATCTTAGCTG gTATCACACACCCAACGTGGTCTACATTAAGACCGAAGATCCTGATTTACCTGCCTTCTATTTCGATCCGCTTATTAATCCAATTTCGCATCGCAATGTTAATTCGAAGATTCAGGAACCTATacccgatgatgatgaggagtTTACGCTGCCTGATGATGTGCAGCCTTTCCTTCAGGATACGCCGCTCTACACTGATAACACGGCCAATGGCATAGCGCTTTTATGGGCACCACGTCCGTTTAACATGCGCTCGGGTCGCTCGCGTCGTGCCATTGATGTGCCTTTGGTAAAGTGCTGGTACAAGGAGCATTGTCCACCTGGACATCCGGTTAAGGTGCGCGTCAGCTATCAGAAATTGCTCAAATACTATGTACTCAATGCGCTGAAGCATCGCAAACCTAAGCCACAGAAGAAGCG CTACTTGTTCCGCTCGTTTAAGGCAACGAAGTTCTTCCAGACTACAACGCTCGATTGGGTTGAGGCTGGTTTGCAAGTGTGTCGTCAAGGTTATAACATGCTCAATTTGCTGATTCATCGTAAGAATCTGAACTATCTGCATTTGGACTACAATTTCAACTTGAAGCCCGTCAAGACGCTGACCACAAAGGAGCGTAAAAAGTCACGTTTCGGCAATGCTTTCCATTTGTGCCGTGAGATACTGCGTTTAACCAAACTGATCATTGATTCGCATGTCCAGTATCGCCTAAACAATGTGGACGCCTTCCAGTTGGCTGATGGTCTGCAGTATATCTTTGCTCACGTCGGTCAGCTAACGGGCATGTATCGTTACAAGTACAAGCTAATGAGACAGATTCGGATGTGCAAGGATTTGAAGCATTTGATCTACTATCGCTTCAACACGGGTCCTGTTGGCAAGGGTCCGGGTTGTGGTTTCTGGGCGCCAGGCTGGCGTGTTTGGTTATTCTTTATGCGTGGCATAACACCGCTGCTTGAGCGCTGGCTGGGCAATTTGTTGTCACGTCAATTCGAGGGACGACACTCCAAGGGTGTTGCAAAAACCGTGACAAAGCAGCGTGTGGAATCGCATTTCGATTTGGAATTGCGTGCTTCGGTTATGCACGATATTGTCGACATGATGCCCGAGGGCATTAAGCAAAACAAGGCACGTACCATTCTCCAACATCTATCGGAGGCGTGGCGCTGCTGGAAGGCCAACATCCCGTGGAAGGTGCCCGGCCTGCCCATTCCCATTGAGAACATGATTCTGCGTTATGTCAAGATGAAGGCAGATTGGTGGACAAACACAGCACATTACAATCGTGAGCGCATCCGTCGAGGCGCCACCGTGGACAAGACTGTGTGCAAAAAGAATTTGGGACGTTTGACGCGTCTCTACTTGAAGGCCGAACAGGAACGACAGCACAACTACCTCAAGGATGGCCCTTACATATCACCCGAGGAGGCGGTGGCCATCTATACCACAACCGTGCATTGGCTGGAGTCGCGTCGCTTTGCCCCAATACCGTTCCCTCCTCTCTCATACAAGCACGACACAAAGCTGCTGATTTTGGCACTGGAGCGTCTCAAGGAGGCGTACAGTGTGAAGTCACGTTTGAACCAAAGCCAGCGCGAGGAGCTGGGTCTCATTGAACAGGCCTACGATAATCCTCACGAGGCACTTTCGCGTATCAAGCGTCATCTGTTGACGCAACGTGCTTTCAAAGAG gTGGGCATCGAGTTCATGGACTTGTACAGCCATTTAATACCCGTGTATGAAGTGGAACCGCTAGAGAAGATTACAGACGCTTATTTGGATCAGTATCTGTGGTATGAGGCCGACAAGCGTCGTCTGTTCCCACCATGGATCAAGCCAAGTGACACGGAACCACCGCCGCTGCTTGCCTACAAGTGGTGTCAAG GCATTAACAATCTGCAGGATGTCTGGGATGTAGGAGAGGGCGAATGCAATGTACTCCTTGAATCCCGCTTTGAGAAACTCTACGAGAAGATTGATCTTACGCTGCTCAATCGATTGCTGCGTCTGATTGTCGACCACAACATTGCCGATTACATGACGGCCAAGAACAACGTTGTAATCAACTACAAGGACATGAATCATACGAACAGTTACGGCATCATACGTGGTCTGCAGTTCTCTTCCTTTATCACACAATACTATGGATTAGTCTTGGATCTGTTGGTGCTTGGCCTGCATCGTTCCAGCGAAATGGCTGGTCCGCCGCAGATGCCCAACGATTTCCTCACATTCCAGGACGCAGTCACGGAAACAGCGCATCCCATTCGCCTTTACTGTCGCTACGTGGATCGCATACATTTGTTCTTCAGATTTTCGGCTGAGGAGGCGCGTGATTTGATTCAACGTTATCTTACCGAGCATCCCGATCCCAATAATGAGAACATTGTcggctacaacaacaaaaagtgttgGCCCCGCGATGCACGTATGCGTCTGATGAAGCACGACGTTAATCT TGGCCGAGCTGTCTTCTGGGACATTAAGAATCGTCTGCCACGTTCGGTAACCACTATTGGCTGGGAAAGCACTTTTGTCTCGGTCTATTCGAAGGACAATCCCAACTTGCTGTTCAACATGAGCGGCTTCGAGTGTCGCATCTTGCCAAAG TGTCGCACTCAAAATGAGGAGTTCACGCATCGTGATGGCGTTTGGAATTTGCAGAATGAAATTACCAAGGAGCGTACAGCGCAGTGTTTCTTGCGTGTCGATGATGAATCGCTTGGACGTTTCCACAATCGTGTGCGTCAAATTCTGATGGCATCCGGCTCCACCACATTCACCAAG ATTGTCAACAAATGGAATACAGCGTTGATTGGCCTGATGACCTATTTCCGCGAAGCTGTCGTAAATACACAAGAGCTGTTGGATCTGCTGGTCAAGTGCGAGAATAAGATTCAGACACGTATCAAGATTGGTCTGAACTCTAAGATGCCTTCGCGTTTCCCGCCCGTTGTGTTCTACACACCGAAAGAGTTGGGCGGCCTGGGCATGTTAAGCATGGGTCATGTGCTCATTCCACAATCAGATCTGCGCTGGTCCAAGCAAACTGATGTGGGCATTACGCATTTCCGATCCg GCATGTCGCACGATGAGGATCAGCTTATACCTAATTTGTATCGCTATATTCAGCCATGGGAGAGTGAGTTTATTGACTCGCAACGCGTCTGGGCAGAATATGCGTTGAAGCGACAGGAAGCGAATGCTCAGAATCGTCGTCTTACCTTGGAAGATTTAGAGGATAGCTGGGATCGTGGTATTCCGCGTATCAACACACTCTTCCAAAAGGACAGACACACATTGGCTTATGACAAAGGTTGGCGCATTCGCACAGAGTTTAAGCAGTATCAGGTGCTCAAGCAGAATCCCTTCTGGTGGACGCATCAGCGACACGATGGCAAGCTCTGGAATCTGAACAATTATCGCACAGATATGATCCAAGCACTGGGAGGTGTCGAAGGCATTCTGGAGCATACACTGTTCAAGGGCACATACTTCCCCACGTGGGAAGGTTTGTTCTGGGAGAAGGCATCTGGCTTTGAGGAGTCCATGAAGTATAAGAAACTGACAAATGCGCAACGATCTGGTCTCAATCAGATTCCCAATCGTCGTTTCACGCTCTGGTGGTCACCGACGATTAATCGTGCCAACGTTTACGTGGGTTTCCAGGTGCAGTTGGATTTGACGGGTATTTTCATGCACGGCAAGATTCCCACACTGAAGATTTCGTTGATTCAAATCTTCCGTGCCCATTTGTGGCAAAAGATACACGAGTCCATTGTGATGGATTTGTGTCAGGTATTCGATCAGGAGTTGGACGCTTTGGAGATTGAAACGGTGCAAAAGGAAACGATTCATCCGCGTAAATCATACAAAATGAACTCTTCCTGTGCGGATATTCTGCTCTTCCCCGCCTACAAATGGAATGTGTCGCGTCCATCGCTGCTAGCCGACACCAAGGACACCATGGACAATACAACGACACAAAAGTATTGGCTCGACATACAGTTGCGTTGGGGCGATTACGATTCCCATGACGTGGAGCGTTATGCCAGAGCCAAGTTCTTGGATTACACTACGGATAACATGTCCATCTATCCATCGCCCACTGGTGTTCTCATTGCCATCGACTTGGCCTACAATCTGCATTCGGCATATGGCAATTGGTTCCCTGGCTGTAAGACGCTCATTCAGCAGGCCATGGCCAAGATTATGAAGGCCAATCCGGCGCTGTATGTGCTTCGTGAACGCATCCGCAAGGCGTTGCAACTGTATTCCTCCGAGCCAACGGAGCCATATCTCAGCTCCCAGAACTATGGAGAGTTGTTCTCCAATCAGATCATTTGGTTCGTGGACGACACGAATGTGTATCGTGTAACCATTCACAAGACCTTCGAGGGCAATTTGACAACAAAACCAATCAACGGCGCCATCTTTATCTTTAATCCACGCACTGGACAGTTGTTCCTCAAGATTATTCACACCTCGGTATGGGCGGGACAGAAGCGTTTGGGTCAATTGGCCAAATGGAAGACCGCTGAAGAAGTTGCTGCGCTTATTCGTTCATTGCCCGTTGAAGAACAACCCAAACAGATTATTGTCACACGTAAGGGCATGTTGGATCCACTCGAGGTGCATTTGCTCGACTTCCCTAACATTGTCATCAAGGGATCAGAGTTGCAGCTACCCTTCCAGGCTTGTCTCAAAGTGGAGAAGTTTGGTGATTTGATATTGAAGGCCACCGAACCGCAGATGGTGCTCTTCAATCTGTATGACGACTGGCTGAAGACGATATCATCGTACACTGCCTTCAGTCGTCTCATTCTGATATTGCGTGCACTGCACGTCAACACGGAACGCACCAAGATCATCCTTAAACCGGATAAGACAACCATTACGGAGGCGCATCACATTTGGCCAACGTTGACGGACGAGGAATGGATCAAGGTTGAGGTGCAGCTGAAGGATCTCATTCTCGCCGATTATGGCAAGAAGAACAACGTGAATGTTGCCTCGCTCACACAATCCGAAATCCGTGACATTATTCTTGGTATGGAGATTAGTGCGCCATCGGCGCAACGTCAACAGATTGCTGAGATCGAGAAGCAGACGAAGGAACAAAATCAATTGACTGCGACCACGACGCGCACAACGAACAAGCATGGTGACGAGATCATCACCTCGACCACATCCAACTATGAAACGCAAACGTTCAGCTCGAAGACCGAGTGGCGAGTGCGTGCGATTTCAGCCaccaatttgcatttgcgtaCGAATCACATCTATGTGAGTTCCGATGACATCAAGGAGACGGGATACACTTACATTTTGCCCAAGAACATACTGAAAAAGTTTGTGACTATCTCCGACTTGCGTGCTCAGATTGCTGGCTATTTGTACGGCGTGAGTCCGCCAGATAATCCGCAGGTGAAGGAGATTCGTTGCATTGTAATGCCACCACAGTGGGGCACACATCAGACGATCAATTTGCCCAATTCCCTGCCCACGCATCAGTACCTCAAGGATATGGAGCCACTGGGCTGGATACACACGCAGCCCAATGAGCTGCCGCAACTATCGCCGCAGGATATCACCACGCATGCCAAGATCATGCAGGAGAACTCGAATTGGGATGGCGAAAAGACAATTGTTATCACATGCTCATTTACACCGGGCTCCTGCTCGTTGACCGCTTACAAATTGACACCATCGGGCTTCGAATGGGGCTCCAAGAACACGGACAAGGGCAACAATCCCAAAGGATACCTGCCATCGCATTACGAACGCGTTCAAATGCTGTTGTCGAACAAGTTCCTCGGCTTCTTCATGGTGCCGGCGCAGAGCAGTTGGAATTACAATTTCATGGGTGTGCGACACGATCCCAATATGAAGTACGAACTGCAATTGGCGAATCCAAAGGAATTCTATCACGAACTGCATCGCACATCGCATTTCCTGCTCTTCTCGAATCTCGAGGATGGCGGCGATGGCGCCGGTGCCGATCGTGAGGATGTCTATGCCTAA
- the LOC133845106 gene encoding uncharacterized protein LOC133845106 has protein sequence MAKLLIVSLCLSVFVLMLIPANAAPSESLSAEVEGDDLSTADSIGYGYYVPSVSSYYSPYYGGSSYYKYGGYSGYGYGGYRGYGRYYRRPIYPVWG, from the exons ATGGCAAAG CTATTGATAGTCAGTCTGTGCTtgagtgtttttgttttgatgctGATTCCAGCCAATGCGGCACCTTCAGAG AGTTTGTCAGCCGAAGTTGAGGGCGACGACCTCTCGACAGCAGACAGTATTGGATATGGATACTATGTACCCTCGGTTTCCTCCTATTACAGTCCCTACTACGGCGGCAGCAGTTACTATAAATACGGCGGATACAGTGGATATGGTTATGGTGGCTACCGAGGCTACGGACGCTACTATCGTCGTCCCATCTATCCAGTTTGGGGCTAA
- the LOC133844019 gene encoding histidine-rich glycoprotein-like, whose translation MSKTVFIIATILISVALLTQAAEESHRPHKHHKRQHSQTVGQHSSHLPEHAKQHLRDLVKEKSNHGPVPVPMAPHHSKANRHGRHHKDGQRKSQKGSRSTKGHQQQVKDAIHKVHQAHGTHTRKHGHGRSHH comes from the exons ATGTCTAAAACG GTGTTTATCATTGCAACTATTCTGATTTCCGTTGCGCTGTTGACGCAGGCAGCCGAAGAGAGCCATCGTCCACACAAACACCACAAACGTCAGCATTCCCAGACAGTGGGTCAGCACAGTTCCCATCTGCCGGAGCATGCCAAGCAACATCTGCGCGATCTAGTTAAAGAGAAATCGAATCATGGCCCGGTTCCTGTGCCAATGGCACCACATCACTCCAAGGCGAATCGCCATGGAAGACACCACAAGGATGGTCAGAGGAAGTCACAGAAGGGTTCGAGGTCAACAAAGGGACATCAACAGCAGGTGAAAGATGCCATCCATAAAGTGCATCAAGCCCATGGAACACACACAAGGAAACATGGTCACGGCAGATCGCACCATTAG
- the LOC133844017 gene encoding LOW QUALITY PROTEIN: ornithine decarboxylase antizyme (The sequence of the model RefSeq protein was modified relative to this genomic sequence to represent the inferred CDS: deleted 1 base in 1 codon) → MQQQEELQPASANSEDQVGDPILSSGFVRRDFNDSGVAGCAAADGKLRTISTSSCATNMSTESYRISLGVGPLWWSDVPVHHRTDHDRASLLTGYSRKSSVDSAGGSLFEASSRASSSSSSSDVSDTESHDIHSLCSEDDCQEVLRQILQHDHPVQISIKLHVTEDQSTNWMTILNPTNNILYVAFPTELPPAGSKETFISLLEFAEDKLEVDGIVMVMRKDQIDCGRLIEAFLFMGFEPLSRKSPKAPPAAVNDNDNYYFLYTIEE, encoded by the exons atgcagcaacaagaagaatTGCAACCAGCGTCAGCTAACTCAGAGGATCAAGTTGG CGACCCAATTTTAAGTAGTGGCTTCGTTAGAAGAGACTTTAATGATAGCGGAGTTGCTggatgtgctgctgctgatggcaaGCTCCGTACCATCTCGACTTCGTCTTGCGCCACGAACATGTCGACTGAATCCTACCGCATCTCTCTCGGCGTAGGGCCTCTGTGGTGGTCC GATGTCCCTGTCCACCACAGAACAGATCACGATAGGGCATCGCTCTTGACGG GCTACAGCCGGAAGTCTTCGGTCGACTCGGCTGGCGGCAGCTTGTTTGAGGCCAGCTCTCGGGCATCGTCATCCTCTTCGTCGTCGGATGTGTCTGACACGGAGTCGCACGACATTCATTCGTTGTGCTCGGAGGACGACTGCCAGGAGGTGTTGCGTCAGATCTTGCAGCATGACCATCCGGTGCAAATTTCCATCAAGTTGCACGTCACTGAAGACCAGTCCACCAATTGGATGACGATTTTGAACCCGACCAATAACATCTTGTATGTCGCATTCCCAACTGAATTGCCCCCAGCTGGCTCCAAGGAGACCTTCATCTCGCTTTTGGAGTTCGCCGAGGACAAATTGGAGGTGGACGGTATTGTAATGGTTATGCGCAAGGATCAAATCGATTGCGGTCGTTTGATCGAGGCATTCCTTTTCATGGGCTTCGAACCACTTTCGAGAAAGTCACCCAAGGCACCACCAGCTGCCGTCAATGATAACGATAACTACTATTTCCTTTATACCATCGAGGAGTAG
- the LOC133844018 gene encoding small nuclear ribonucleoprotein Sm D3, with protein sequence MSIGVPIKVLHEAEGHIITCETITGEVYRGKLIEAEDNMNCQMTQITVTYRDGRTANLENVYIRGSKIRFLILPDMLKNAPMFKKQTGKGLGGTAGRGKAAILRAQARGRGRGTGPPGGGRGGGGPPGAPGGGGRGAWQGGPTGGRGRGGL encoded by the exons atgtcGATTGGTGTACCAATTAAAGTTTTGCATGAAGCAGAGGGCCACATTATTACGTGTGAGACAATTACCGGCGAAGTGTATCGCGGCAAACTCATCGAAGCGGAGGACAACATGAATTGCCAAATGACACAGATAACCGTTACCTACAGGGACGGACGCACCGCCAATTTGGAGAATGTATATATTCGTGGATCAAAGATACGTTTTCTCATACTGCCCGACATGTTAAAGAATGCGCCCATGTTTAAAAAGCAGACGGGCAAGGGATTGGGTGGCACAGCGGGTCGCGGCAAAGCAGCGATACTTCGAGCACAGG CGCGAGGTCGCGGCAGAGGAACTGGACCGCCGGGTGGTGGACGAGGAGGTGGTGGTCCACCGGGAGCACCAGGTGGCGGCGGACGAGGTGCCTGGCAGGGCGGCCCCACAGGCGGACGTGGACGCGGCGGCTTGTAA
- the LOC133841223 gene encoding T-complex protein 1 subunit epsilon: MSAFPGTFAFDEYGRPFIILRDQEQQKRITGTDAIKTHIMAARQIASTLKTSLGPKGLDKIMVSSDGDVTVTNDGATIMKLMEVDHEIAKLMVQLSQSQDDEIGDGTTGVVVLAGALLEQAEGLIDRGIHPIRIADGFELAAQCAIKQLDAIAEPFPVDPKNKEPLIQIAMTTLGSKIVNKCHRQMAEMAVDAVLNVADIEKKDVNFELIKIETKVGGRMEDSMLVKGVIVDKTLSHSQMPKELKNAKLAILTCPFEPPKPKTKHKLDVTSAEDYRALREYEQEKFTQMVKQVKDAGATLAICQWGFDDEANHLLLQQELPAVRWVGGPEIELIAIATGGRIVPRFEELTPEKLGHAGLVREMAFGTSKDKMLVIEECKNSKAVTIFLRGGNAMIIAEAKRSIHDAICVVRSLVKDSRIVYGGGAAEISCSLAVAKEADQLSTLEQYAFRSFSVALESIPLALAENSGLHPIETLSELKASQVAEKNSSLGVDCMLTGDSDMKNHNVVESLNSKKQQILLSTQLVKMILKIDDVRSKNNGM; the protein is encoded by the exons atgagCGCCTTTCCAGGAACGTTCGCGTTCGACGAATATGGTCGGCCTTTCATCATTCTCCGCGACCAGGAGCAGCAGAAGCGCATCACTGGAACAGATGCCATCAAG aCGCACATTATGGCTGCGCGCCAGATTGCCTCGACGCTGAAGACGTCGCTGGGTCCCAAGGGTCTGGACAAGATTATGGTCAGCTCCGATGGCGATGTGACGGTCACCAACGACGGAGCCACCATCATGAAGCTCATGGAGGTGGACCATGAGATTGCCAAGCTGATGGTGCaactgtcgcagtcgcaggaTGATGAAATTGGCGATGGCACCACCGGTGTTGTTGTCCTGGCTGGCGCACTGTTGGAGCAGGCTGAGGGTTTGATCGACCGTGGTATTCACCCCATTCGTATTGCTGATGGCTTCGAGTTGGCTGCTCAGTGTGCTATTAAGCAGCTGGATGCCATTGCTGAACCCTTCCCCGTGGATCCCAAGAACAAGGAGCCGCTCATTCAGATTGCAATGACCACGTTGGGCAGCAAGATTGTCAACAAATGTCATCGCCAGATGGCTGAAATGGCTGTCGATGCTGTGCTTAACGTTGCTGATATCGAGAAGAAGGATGTCAACTTTGAGCTGATCAAGATTGAGACGAAAGTCGGTGGACGCATGGAAGACTCGATGCTGGTCAAGGGTGTCATTGTGGACAAGACCCTGAGTCACTCGCAGATGCCCAAGGAGTTGAAAAATGCCAAACTGGCCATCCTCACCTGCCCATTTGAGCCCCCAAAGCCAAAGACCAAGCATAAGTTGGATGTCACCTCCGCCGAAGATTACAGAGCACTGCGCGAATACGAGCAGGAGAAATTCACGCAGATGGTCAAGCAGGTGAAGGATGCCGGCGCCACCTTGGCCATTTGCCAGTGGGGCTTCGATGACGAGGCCAACCatctgctgttgcagcaggaATTGCCCGCCGTGCGTTGGGTCGGTGGTCCCGAAATTGAgctcatcgccatcgccacaGGTGGTCGCATTGTGCCTCGCTTCGAGGAGCTGACTCCCGAGAAGTTGGGCCACGCTGGCTTGGTTCGTGAGATGG CCTTTGGTACGTCCAAGGATAAGATGCTGGTCATTGAGGAGTGCAAGAACTCCAAGGCTGTCACAATCTTCTTGCGCGGCGGCAATGCCATGATCATTGCTGAGGCCAAGCGTTCCATTCACGATGCCATCTGTGTGGTGCGTTCACTGGTCAAGGATTCGCGTATTGTTTATGGCGGTGGCGCTGCTGAGATCAGTTGCTCTCTGGCTGTGGCCAAGGAGGCCGATCAGCTGTCGACGCTGGAACAGTATGCATTCCGCTCGTTTTCCGTCGCCCTGGAGAGCATTCCCCTGGCACTGGCTGAGAACAGTGGCCTGCATCCAATTGAAACGCTGTCGGAGCTCAAGGCCAGTCAAGTGGCTGAGAAGAACTCCAGCTTGGGTGTCGATTGCATGCTGACTGGCGATTCGGACATGAAGAATCACAATGTGGTCGAGTCTCTCAACTCGAAGAAGCAACAGATTCTGCTCTCCACGCAGCTGGTCAAGATGATACTCAAGATCGACGATGTGCGCTCCAAGAACAATGGCATGTAA